A genomic region of Cryptococcus gattii WM276 chromosome F, complete sequence contains the following coding sequences:
- a CDS encoding uncharacterized protein (Similar to SGTC gene model, INSD accession EAL19963.1), with amino-acid sequence MVYIKNWTDFETAATDLYARSPSKVRYCVKFQPKTGHLVLKITDDVKCIKYKTFSSIILNRFDSLNLRLLSSMSNTKARPKAILSTTISASETPERGGTPAPAGVSGEAPSSAIAPGGQEGTKQGAQGKSNTSGKKKKKGKR; translated from the exons ATGGTATACATAAAAAATTGGACAGATTTTGAGACT GCCGCAACGGATCTTTACGCGCGATCGCCTAGTAAG GTTCGGTATTGTGTCAAGTTCCAACCAAAGACAGGGCATCTTGTGCTCAAGATCACCGATGATGTAAAG TGTATCAAGTACAAAACATTCTCTTCCATTATCCTTAACCGATTTGACTCTCTTAACCTCCGCCTCTTGTCTTCCATGTCCAACACCAAAGCCCGACCTAAGGCAATCCTCTCAACAACGATTTCAGCGAGTGAAACACCAGAGCGAGGAGGGACACCTGCTCCTGCTGGCGTGAGCGGGGAGGCTCCATCTTCAGCAATAGCTCCAGGGGGTCAAGAGGGAACGAAGCAAGGAGCTCAAGGGAAGTCAAATACGAgcggaaagaagaagaagaagggaaagagatAA
- a CDS encoding chitin deacetylase, putative (Similar to TIGR gene model, INSD accession AAW44209.1) — MPAFAAVSALLVSLAGVMAQTPSTSVDSSVLTQTAPTGPSGFSVPALGELTSGAPTDSTVALYSTFPAGATPTVSGAPVLPTSALTIANYPALDVIPPTNSSLVQEWLTKIDMTKVPSYNATTGDCSTDPGATSDGRCWWTCGGCTRATDIVACPDKNVWGLSYDDGPSPFTPLLIDYLEEKNIKTTFFVVGSRVLSRPEMLQTEYMSGHEISIHTWSHPALTTLTNEQIVAELAWTMKVIKDTIGVTPNTFRPPYGDIDDRVRAIAAQMGLTPVIWTSYSDGSTTVNFDTNDWHISGGSATGASSYETFEKILKDYAPKLNTGFITLEHDLYQQSVDLAVGYILPQVIANGTYQLKSIINCLGKDISEAYIETSSNQTTTQITSASGGSTYFQPIVGTATGSEVSAPSEATGSTAAGSAAITSGSAAGTGASGASDSSSSGSGRSATMGGALIAFAAVAVGIVYVA, encoded by the exons ATGCCTGCCTTCGCCGCCGTCTCTGCCCTCCTCGTCTCCCTCGCTGGCGTCATGGCCCAGACCCCAAGCACATCGGTCGACAGCAGCGTCTTGACCCAAACTGCCCCTACCGGTCCCTCTGGTTTCTCCGTTCC TGCTTTGGGCGAGCTCACCTCCGGTGCTCCCACTGATTCTACTGTGGCTCTCTACTCTACCTTCCCCGCCGGTGCCACGCCTACCGTTTCTGGCGCCCCAGTCCTCCCTACCAGCGCACTCACCATCGCCAATTATCCAGCTTTAGACGTCATTCCTCCTACCAACTCCTCTTTGGTTCAGGAATGGCTGACCAAG ATCGACATGACAAAGGTGCCCAGCTATAATGCGACAACTGGCGATTGTTCCACTGACCCGGGTGCCACCAGCGACGGTCGATGCTGGTGGACTTGTGGCGGTTGCACTCGGGCAACTGACATTGTGGCGTGCCCTGACAAGAATGTTTGGGGTCTCTCTTATGATGACGGGCCTTCTCCCTTCACCCCTCTTTTAATTGACTACCttgaggagaagaacaTCAAGACCACTTTCTTCGTTGTTGGCTCTCGTGTCCTTTCTCGACCCGAGATGCTCCAAACCGAGTACATGTCTGGGCACGAGATCTCTATCCACACTTGGTCTCACCCTGCACTTACTACTCTTACCAACGAGCAGATTGTTGCCGAGCTTGCTTGGACAATGAAGGTCATCAAGGACACCATTGGCGTCACCCCAAACACTTTCCGACCTCCTTACGGTGACATCGATGACCGTGTTCGTGCCATTGCTGCTCAGATGGGCTTGACTCCTGTTATCTGGACTTCTTATTCTGATGGTTCAACCACCGTTAACTTTGACACT AACGATTGGCACATCAGCGGTGGTAGTGCCACCGGCGCCTCTTCTTATGAAACCTTTGAGAAGATTCTCAAGGACTACGCCCCCAAGTTGAACACTGGCTTCATCACTCTTGAGCACGACC TCTACCAGCAGAGTGTCGACCTTGCTGTTGGTTACATCTTGCCTCAAGTTATCGCCAACGGTACCTACCAGCTCAAGTCCATCATCAACTGTTTGGGCAAGGACA TCTCCGAGGCCTACATTGAGACTTCATCCAACCAGACTACTACTCAGATCACTTCTGCCAGCGGCGGCTCTACCTACTTCCAGCCCATTGTTGGTACTGCTACCGGTTCTGAAGTCTCTGCTCCTTCTGAGGCTACTGGCAGCACGGCCGCTGGCTCTGCTGCCATCACTTCTGGTTCTGCCGCCGGTACTGGCGCTAGCGGCGCTTCCgactcttcttccagcGGGTCTGGTCGATCAGCCACCATGGGTGGTGCCCTCATTGCCTTCGCTGCTGTTGCCGTTGGTATAGTATATGTCGCCTAA